In one Polynucleobacter sp. JS-JIR-5-A7 genomic region, the following are encoded:
- the rdgB gene encoding RdgB/HAM1 family non-canonical purine NTP pyrophosphatase: protein MQKLVLASNNTGKVREFQALLAPLNFQVIPQGELGIPSAEEPHHTFIENALAKARHASAASGLPALADDSGICAHVLNGQPGVLSARFAGEPANDAANNQKLIQELKGQINRGAHYVCALVFVNSADDPEPMIVQTRWYGTLIDDPKGTNGFGYDPYFFLPELGLTAAELKPEKKNAISHRGQALRELIIQLQTRSSRA from the coding sequence ATCCAAAAGCTGGTTCTCGCGTCCAATAACACTGGCAAGGTACGGGAGTTTCAGGCACTTCTTGCACCCTTAAATTTCCAAGTCATTCCCCAAGGCGAATTGGGTATCCCCTCTGCAGAAGAACCTCATCACACTTTTATAGAGAATGCGCTTGCTAAAGCACGTCATGCTAGCGCAGCTAGCGGTCTGCCGGCATTGGCTGATGACTCTGGCATTTGCGCACATGTATTAAATGGTCAACCTGGCGTTTTATCAGCGCGTTTCGCTGGAGAGCCAGCGAATGATGCTGCTAATAATCAAAAGTTAATTCAGGAATTAAAGGGGCAAATCAATCGCGGCGCACATTATGTTTGCGCTTTAGTATTTGTCAACAGCGCTGATGATCCGGAACCCATGATCGTACAAACGCGGTGGTATGGAACATTAATTGATGATCCAAAAGGTACTAATGGCTTTGGCTATGATCCGTATTTCTTTCTGCCAGAATTAGGCCTTACAGCCGCAGAGTTGAAACCCGAGAAGAAGAATGCCATTAGCCATCGTGGTCAAGCCCTGCGTGAGCTGATTATTCAATTGCAGACTCGATCTAGCCGTGCCTAA
- the rph gene encoding ribonuclease PH: MSSPNSANISRPSGRKPKDLRPVTISRSFTKHAEGSVLITFGDTKVLCTASILDKVPPHKRGSGEGWVTAEYGMLPRSTHTRSDREAARGKQSGRTQEIQRLIGRAMRSIFNLEILGERTIHLDCDVLQADGGTRTASITGAYVAARDAVNQLLKSGALTQDPIIDSVAAISVGIYQGVPVLDLDYPEDSSCDTDMNVVMTGKGGMIEVQGTAEGAAFSRSELTALLDLAEHGIQELTQLQIDALK, from the coding sequence ATGAGCAGCCCAAATTCAGCCAATATCTCTCGTCCCAGCGGTCGTAAGCCCAAAGACTTGCGCCCTGTCACGATCTCTAGAAGCTTTACCAAGCATGCTGAAGGTTCTGTGCTGATTACCTTTGGTGATACCAAGGTTTTGTGTACTGCCAGCATTCTCGATAAAGTGCCGCCCCACAAACGTGGCTCAGGTGAAGGCTGGGTCACTGCGGAGTACGGCATGCTGCCTCGATCCACTCATACTCGCAGCGATCGTGAAGCAGCTCGTGGCAAACAATCGGGTCGTACTCAAGAAATCCAGCGTCTCATTGGTCGCGCTATGCGCAGCATCTTTAATTTAGAAATCTTGGGTGAACGTACCATCCATTTAGATTGCGATGTTTTGCAAGCCGATGGTGGTACTCGTACCGCTTCTATCACTGGCGCTTATGTAGCTGCGCGTGATGCGGTCAATCAATTACTCAAAAGTGGTGCGCTCACTCAAGATCCCATCATCGATAGCGTAGCCGCAATTTCCGTTGGCATCTATCAAGGCGTTCCCGTTTTGGATTTAGATTACCCAGAGGATTCTTCTTGCGATACCGATATGAATGTGGTCATGACCGGTAAAGGCGGCATGATTGAGGTACAAGGTACTGCAGAGGGCGCAGCATTCTCTAGAAGTGAGCTGACTGCCCTATTAGATTTAGCGGAGCACGGCATTCAAGAGCTGACTCAATTACAGATTGATGCATTGAAATGA
- a CDS encoding YicC/YloC family endoribonuclease, with the protein MISSMTGYGSASRQVSLGAGVVADLQVECRAVNSRFLDLGFRLPDECRGAEPALREMATHSLSRGKVEFRAAWRVNSGAAGAAKSNPHALGALQQDRLDALYTLQEKAQEAFPKAQELSIAEVLRWPGIVSEPRGEEEGWIAATVEAGRAAIEALIESRNSEGKALVGVLTNITSKMREIVKVIEPKVPEYVSQYQKKLTERLSEALAAQEQAKSGTELMERIRQEVVLYAVRIDIAEEFARIKTHLQAVDTALAGKGPVGKRLDFLMQELNREANTLSSKSVSEECTQAALELKLLIEQMREQVQNLE; encoded by the coding sequence ATGATATCGAGCATGACTGGTTATGGCAGCGCTTCTCGCCAAGTCTCCCTAGGGGCTGGCGTTGTAGCTGATCTGCAGGTGGAATGTCGGGCTGTAAACAGCCGCTTTCTGGATTTAGGCTTTCGTCTTCCGGATGAGTGCCGAGGAGCTGAACCTGCCTTACGTGAAATGGCGACCCATAGTCTTTCTCGGGGCAAGGTAGAGTTTCGGGCAGCATGGCGAGTCAATAGCGGTGCTGCTGGTGCGGCTAAGAGTAATCCTCATGCGCTAGGGGCGCTTCAGCAAGATCGCCTGGATGCACTCTACACCCTCCAAGAGAAAGCCCAGGAAGCATTTCCGAAAGCCCAAGAGCTTAGTATTGCCGAAGTCCTGCGTTGGCCAGGCATTGTTTCAGAGCCACGAGGTGAAGAAGAAGGTTGGATTGCTGCAACGGTGGAGGCGGGTCGTGCTGCCATAGAGGCGCTGATAGAAAGTCGCAACTCTGAAGGTAAAGCGCTGGTTGGTGTGCTAACCAATATCACTAGCAAGATGCGCGAGATCGTGAAGGTAATCGAACCCAAGGTTCCAGAATACGTTTCTCAGTATCAAAAAAAGCTAACCGAACGCCTATCTGAAGCATTAGCTGCCCAAGAACAAGCTAAGTCTGGTACTGAGCTCATGGAGCGTATTCGACAAGAGGTCGTTCTCTATGCGGTGCGAATTGATATTGCTGAAGAGTTTGCAAGAATCAAGACTCATCTGCAAGCAGTTGATACTGCTTTGGCTGGTAAAGGTCCGGTTGGTAAGCGTTTGGATTTTCTGATGCAAGAACTTAATCGTGAGGCCAATACCTTAAGTTCTAAGTCTGTTTCGGAGGAATGTACCCAAGCTGCTTTAGAGCTCAAACTGTTGATTGAGCAAATGCGCGAGCAAGTGCAAAACCTAGAATAG
- a CDS encoding tripartite tricarboxylate transporter substrate binding protein, translated as MFLKPWALRSLVALALGAYSWLALAQASFPTKPIRLIVGFAPGGGTDIVARAIAPKMSEILGQSVIVENKSGAAGTIAADQIAKSTPDGYTLLVGHSNSNAIAPFVLTNVPYNPATDFTPITYLGYVPNVLVVKSSLPVNSVAQLISLAKANPGQMTYGSSGIGSTQHLAGALFGKIAGIQINHVPYKGSGQAIIDLLGGQITMNFDTLPPNLQQIKDGSLKALAISTPKRLSFLPNVPTFNEVGITGFDVTNWYSIMGPKGMDPVVVNKIDQAVKAAMADPQIKKTLDSQGLQPEGPVTPAAFSLFLTAELAKYQRLVKSLNIKAE; from the coding sequence ATGTTCCTGAAACCCTGGGCGCTTCGTAGCTTAGTGGCATTAGCGCTAGGAGCTTATTCATGGCTCGCTCTTGCACAAGCATCCTTTCCAACAAAACCGATTCGCCTGATTGTCGGTTTTGCTCCTGGTGGCGGCACTGATATTGTCGCTCGTGCCATTGCCCCAAAAATGAGTGAGATCCTTGGTCAGAGTGTGATTGTGGAAAACAAATCAGGTGCTGCGGGAACGATTGCTGCAGACCAGATAGCTAAATCTACTCCGGATGGCTATACCTTGTTAGTGGGGCATTCCAATTCCAATGCAATCGCACCATTTGTATTGACTAATGTGCCATACAACCCAGCGACAGATTTCACGCCAATTACCTATCTCGGTTATGTACCAAACGTTTTAGTCGTAAAGTCTTCATTACCGGTGAACTCAGTAGCGCAGCTCATCTCATTAGCTAAAGCTAACCCAGGTCAAATGACTTACGGCTCCTCTGGTATTGGCAGTACTCAGCACTTAGCTGGTGCTTTGTTTGGAAAGATTGCAGGTATTCAGATTAATCATGTGCCATACAAAGGCAGTGGCCAAGCCATTATTGATTTACTCGGCGGTCAAATCACGATGAACTTTGACACTTTACCGCCGAACTTACAGCAAATTAAAGACGGTAGCCTAAAAGCCTTGGCAATCTCAACACCCAAGCGTTTATCGTTTCTTCCCAATGTTCCAACTTTCAACGAGGTTGGCATCACTGGTTTTGATGTGACTAACTGGTATTCCATTATGGGGCCAAAAGGAATGGATCCAGTAGTTGTGAATAAGATTGACCAGGCTGTTAAAGCGGCGATGGCTGATCCTCAAATTAAGAAGACATTGGATTCACAAGGCTTGCAACCTGAAGGCCCAGTAACACCGGCAGCATTTAGCCTCTTTTTAACAGCTGAGCTTGCTAAGTACCAACGTTTGGTCAAGAGCCTGAACATCAAGGCTGAATAA
- a CDS encoding enoyl-CoA hydratase/isomerase family protein, with protein MTQKELDAEVAQVTIELRDKIAYITFDHVAARNAMTVEMYQSLKTICEDLAKNPSIRVAIFRGAGGKSFVSGSDIAQFTSFKDGEDGIRYEEAIHDYLNPLASLPIPTIAVIDGMAVGGGLAIATCCDFRISTPDAKFGVPIARTLGNCLYPGNIAWLAAHMGMNIVRRMLLLAEMVSARELHAQGYLLATHDADRLGNEADILAERLSKLAPITQKASKLAMARIIANQLPDCQDLIRETYGSDDFKNGVASFLKGEPPIWVGK; from the coding sequence ATGACACAAAAAGAGCTGGACGCTGAGGTCGCACAAGTCACTATCGAGTTGCGCGACAAGATTGCGTACATTACCTTTGATCATGTCGCTGCGCGCAATGCGATGACGGTTGAGATGTACCAAAGTCTCAAAACAATCTGTGAGGATCTTGCCAAGAATCCAAGCATTCGTGTTGCTATCTTTCGGGGTGCAGGTGGCAAGTCTTTTGTCTCGGGTAGTGACATCGCTCAATTCACTAGCTTTAAAGATGGGGAAGATGGTATTCGATATGAAGAGGCAATACATGACTATCTCAACCCCTTAGCGTCACTTCCGATCCCAACCATTGCTGTAATTGATGGCATGGCAGTCGGCGGTGGCCTAGCAATTGCGACTTGCTGTGATTTTAGGATCTCCACGCCAGATGCCAAGTTTGGTGTTCCCATTGCTAGAACTCTTGGTAATTGTCTTTATCCCGGCAATATCGCCTGGTTAGCCGCTCATATGGGTATGAATATTGTTAGGCGCATGCTTCTCTTGGCTGAGATGGTTTCGGCTAGGGAGTTGCATGCTCAGGGTTACTTGCTGGCTACGCATGATGCTGATCGGCTTGGCAATGAAGCAGACATTTTAGCTGAGCGCCTATCTAAACTCGCTCCGATTACGCAAAAAGCCAGCAAGCTCGCGATGGCCAGGATTATTGCCAATCAACTTCCAGACTGCCAAGACCTGATTCGTGAAACTTACGGCAGCGATGATTTCAAAAACGGCGTCGCTTCGTTTTTAAAGGGTGAGCCACCAATTTGGGTTGGCAAGTAA
- the hemW gene encoding radical SAM family heme chaperone HemW, translated as MPKLQANAVSLTALPPLSLYIHFPWCEKKCPYCDFNSHQIKEGTSNKSGFDEQRYIKALIADLETELPNIWGRQVHSIFIGGGTPSLLSPESMDELLSAIRARINLDADAEITMEANPGSIEANKFAAFAKCGINRVSIGIQSFQDEQLKALGRIHNGEEAKRAIQIALDNFKSVNLDLMYGLPNQSLEAAKADVETALSFKTPHLSFYNLTLEPNTYFASFPPKLPNDDEIDAIFEQNLDLLTKAGYKRYEVSAYAKKDQECKHNLNYWRFGDYIGIGAGAHGKISFPDKVTRQVRERHPDTYMSAMEGKGNALIESKEIETKDLPFEFMLNTLRLTDGVDTNTFSERTGLPLSVISKGLAEASKKGLLDENPSKLKATALGLRYLNNLQEVFLD; from the coding sequence GTGCCTAAGTTGCAAGCCAATGCTGTTTCGCTAACAGCACTTCCTCCTTTATCCCTCTATATCCACTTCCCTTGGTGTGAAAAGAAGTGTCCTTATTGTGATTTCAACTCCCATCAGATTAAAGAAGGGACCAGCAATAAGTCTGGCTTTGATGAGCAGCGCTACATCAAAGCATTGATTGCCGATCTAGAAACTGAGCTTCCCAATATATGGGGTCGACAAGTGCACAGTATTTTTATTGGTGGTGGTACACCCAGCCTCTTATCACCCGAAAGTATGGATGAATTACTCTCTGCCATTCGTGCTCGCATCAATTTAGATGCAGATGCTGAGATCACGATGGAGGCCAATCCTGGATCAATTGAGGCTAATAAGTTTGCCGCTTTTGCGAAGTGTGGCATCAACCGAGTATCTATAGGTATACAAAGTTTTCAAGATGAGCAACTAAAGGCTTTGGGACGTATTCACAATGGCGAAGAAGCTAAACGGGCTATTCAGATTGCTTTAGATAACTTCAAATCGGTCAACCTAGACCTGATGTATGGCTTACCCAATCAAAGTCTCGAGGCTGCAAAAGCTGACGTTGAAACTGCCTTGTCCTTCAAGACACCTCATTTGTCTTTTTACAATCTCACACTAGAGCCTAATACTTACTTCGCCAGCTTTCCGCCAAAGCTACCCAATGATGATGAAATTGATGCCATCTTTGAACAGAATCTCGACCTACTAACGAAGGCTGGCTACAAGCGCTACGAAGTTTCTGCTTATGCCAAGAAGGATCAAGAGTGCAAACACAATCTTAATTATTGGCGCTTTGGTGACTACATTGGCATTGGTGCTGGTGCCCATGGAAAAATTTCTTTCCCAGATAAAGTTACCCGTCAAGTAAGAGAGCGTCATCCAGATACCTATATGTCTGCTATGGAAGGCAAAGGCAATGCCTTGATTGAATCCAAGGAGATTGAGACTAAAGATCTACCTTTTGAATTTATGCTCAACACCCTGCGCTTGACCGATGGTGTTGACACCAATACCTTTAGTGAGCGCACTGGTCTGCCTTTAAGCGTCATTAGCAAAGGCTTAGCCGAAGCAAGCAAAAAAGGCTTGTTGGATGAGAACCCCAGCAAGCTTAAAGCCACAGCATTAGGCTTGCGCTACTTAAATAATCTGCAAGAGGTATTTTTAGATTGA